The Ciconia boyciana chromosome 4, ASM3463844v1, whole genome shotgun sequence DNA window ctcacaTTCTTGTATGCTGGTTTCTATCCttaactgtgatcccttcttagctACTAATAACTcctatactatttctattttattaaaaaaaaaatacatattgttgtggtttagccccaatcggcaattaagtaccacacagctgctcactcaccctcccccccctgccccccacgTGGGATGGtggagagaattggaagagcaaaagtaagaaaactcgtaggttgagataagaacagtttaataactgggaaaaaaaatgtaacgagaaggaaaacaagagagcgcgagagaggaacaaaacccaagggaaaaaaaaaacaagtgatacaaccactcaccacccgctgactgacgcccagccagtcccggAGCAGCGACTGCTACTgcccagccaactccccccgtttgtatactgagcatgacgtcacatggtatggaattgccctttggccagtttggatcaactatcctgaCTGTGCCCCCCTcgtttcttgtgcacctggcataacatgggaagctgaaaagtccttgatgagtgtaaacaccacttagcaacagccaaaacatcagcgtgttatcaatattattctcatactaaaatccaaaacacagcactataccagctactaggaagaaaattaactctatcccagccaaaaccaggacacacataTGTGGTTTAAGGTAACCTGGGGCCCCCCTGAGCTCCCCGTCCCCCGGTCACACCCCGTGTCTGTGCTTTCGGCCTGGCGCAAGGAGACGCCACGGCCAGCACCCCTGCCAGCATTCCTCGGAAGAGGCAGGCTGCGAACGCCGGGCCCCCACTACAGCTCTGCCCAGGCCGGGTAAGGCTGCCGCACTCCTCTGGGCAGTGGAAGGCACCGCGGGGCTGGCCGCAGCCCAGGCGCGGGCCACATTTCTGGGAGGCTGCCCCGCCCCGCACCGCCAGCACACCAGGCCCCTCCACATCCCCGGCGGGAGAACGCTGCGGGTGCGTTTGCAGCGTACCTCCCTGCAACTGCGGGCTGACAGAGCTCTCCCGCGCCGGCGGCAGCAGAGCGCTTCCCTTCCCAGGGCCCCCGGGCGAGCCGACCTTCCGGGGCGGGAGCAGCTTCCAGCCCACCCGCTGGTTCCGGGAACGGGGCCAGGCGGATACAAGCGCCCCGCCGAGGGCCGCGGCTTCGCCGCACCTCCTTGCGCATGCGCCGCCGCCACAGCCCGCCCCGTCACGTCAGACGGCCTCTCCTCCCGCGGCCGTGCCTGTCCCTCTTCGCGAGCCGTAGTAGCGCCGGAGCAGGGGTGTGTGGGGGCCGCCGGCATGTTCCGCATCGAGGGCCTGGGGCCCAAGATGGACCCGGAGGAGCTGAAGCGGAAGATGCGCCGCGACGTCCTCACCTCTGTCCGCAACTTCCTCATCTACGTAGCGCTGCTGCGGATCAGTAAGTGCTCGGGGCGGCGCAGGCCGCCGGGCACGGCGGGGtggcggccggggccggccccggcccggggcctGCGCCCCCGGGATGGGACGGATcggcccggggcggccgccTTTTCGCGGCCCGTAGGGGTGTATTTGCTTCTGGCAGCCTCGTGAGCGCCTCTGTGCCCGCGGAGGCTGTGGGGGAAGCTTCGTGTCCCGGTGGCTGGGCGCGTCCCCAGGGGAGCGGGAGAGGCTCTGCATCTCAGCAGCGTTTCCAGAGCGCCGGCGGGGGCCTGAGGCGCCTGAAGTGCTGGGCTTGGGTGAACAGTGCTTCTGTACTTTTCCAGAGCATGAGTGTTTTAGTGTGTTGCATCAGAGGCTTGCAACTTTCCCTTCAGGATGCCCAtctgtttagaaaacaaaagtcatGTTTGGgtgattctctcccccccccccccccccccccccccccggtggtGTCGACAGCAGGCCCAAGGCTCTGACCTGCAGCACAAGCAGGCATACCTGATTCCCCCCTTGAATCACGCTGCCTCACCTGTAAAAGCAATCgtgcagggagagaaggaatTATGTGGGAGGTGGAGGGTGGTATCTCACCCAGAGTCTGAATATTTTAGATGCTACATAAATGTGCTGCAGTTTCGTCACAGACTCACTGCAGATTTCTTGTTATCTTTAGCTGAGTTAAGTTcatgctgctttattttctcttttcagctccTTTCATCCTGAAGAAGCTGGACAGTATATGAACACTTAAGAAGACTCagta harbors:
- the TOMM5 gene encoding mitochondrial import receptor subunit TOM5 homolog; the encoded protein is MFRIEGLGPKMDPEELKRKMRRDVLTSVRNFLIYVALLRITPFILKKLDSI